The DNA region ATAAGAGATAGCTGAGAAAGAAATGCGAGAGCGGGGCAGACCCTAACGCCGGTCGGGGTCACGTAATCTTTCGTTCCAATTCCTGATATCTGATAGGCCTCAGCCATTGGGAATTTAGCTTTTAGATAGAGCAGCGCAGGAGAAACTTCTGCATTGTTCCATTTGCATTCCACCAACCAAACTGGGACGCGGTTTTTTAGAACGACGAAATCAACTTCACGCCCATCTATGTCTCTAAAATAGCGCAAGTCGTAGTCTTCTCCGAAACAGTCTTGGCGATAGTGTACCCATTTGAGCAAATGACAGGCCACCAAGTTTTCGAACCGAAGGCCTATTTCCGTAACCAAGGTCCAATCAAACTGATAATGTTTCTGCTCTTTTTTAACCGCCCGAATCTTGGGAGAGCCCAGGGGACTTAGACGAAAAATTGCATACAAACGTTCCAGGATAGTTACCCAGTTGCTCGCCGTCTTGTGAGCCACCTTCAAATCCTCGCGCAGCCCGTTAATAGAGAGCGGGCTTCCTACCAGTTCAGGTAAACGCATTGCCAATAGTTCTAGAGTCCCTAAGTCTTTGACTTGTTCTAGCTGGCTCAAATCCTCCTGAATCAGGCGCGAGCGATATTCCCTCGACCATCTCCGAGCTTCTACCTGGCTCCCGCCAAAAAATGGTTCAGGAAATCCGCCTAACTCCATTAAATCCATGAGAGTTTCTTGCGTGGGTGCAAGCTCCGACAAAGAGAGAGGATGGAGCCGTAGGTAGTGGTAACGGCCTTGCAACGAGTCACCTGAGTAGCGGTAATAGTCAAGCCTCGCGCTCCCGGTTACCAGAATTTGCTGCCCAGTTGGACGCCCATCATAAAGCCCTTTTAGCAAATTTCTCCATTGTCGGTATTTATGTAATTCATCAAATATCCATAAACCTGAGTTAGGAAGCTCGCCTTTTAGAATTTGTGAACGATGATCAGGTATATCCCAATTCAAATATCCTACACCCGATTTGGGCAATAGTTTTCTCGCCAGGGTGGTCTTTCCGACCTGCCGCGGACCGCCCACAAAAACCATTTTTTTCGAAAGGTCTTTCTTGATTTGGGGCATTAAATAACGATCATGCATTAGGTGAGCATACGAGTATTTTAGACACCTGTCAAAAATACTCGCGAATAATTTTGACAGGTGTCTAAAATACTCGGAAAGAGTTGTTTGACTTTAAAGATAATATTGATTTACGGTTAAATTGTGCGGAAAATATCGTATTTAATATGTATATTTATGTTTTCAGTTTTGTTATCTCTTGAACTGAGAGGAGAGATTCAGCCATGGGTTTATCCGCCTAAAAAGCTGGGGTTTCAGTACGAGCACGGACCAAGTTTGCCCGCCGGGATGGTTTATTATTCCGAAGGTCGGTTCGAAGTTATTGAGGTCGACTTAAAAAGTTTCGATGTCGAGGTTGCTGCGCCAGAGGATAACAGAACGTCACTTACTACTTTAGAGCTCATCAAAAGAAATCATGGCATAGCTGGGATTAATGGAGGTTTCTGGAACGCCTCTTCGCTGTTCAGTCCTTTCGCGGGTCCTGATAGCATTGTGGTTGCTCATGGGAGCTTGCTCGGTGATTCCTTGTTGCCGGCTCCTACCATCGGATGGAATAGTCTTGGAGCCGTCTACGGATACGTGGCCATTCAGCACTATCTTGACAT from Myxococcota bacterium includes:
- a CDS encoding ATP-binding protein — translated: MHDRYLMPQIKKDLSKKMVFVGGPRQVGKTTLARKLLPKSGVGYLNWDIPDHRSQILKGELPNSGLWIFDELHKYRQWRNLLKGLYDGRPTGQQILVTGSARLDYYRYSGDSLQGRYHYLRLHPLSLSELAPTQETLMDLMELGGFPEPFFGGSQVEARRWSREYRSRLIQEDLSQLEQVKDLGTLELLAMRLPELVGSPLSINGLREDLKVAHKTASNWVTILERLYAIFRLSPLGSPKIRAVKKEQKHYQFDWTLVTEIGLRFENLVACHLLKWVHYRQDCFGEDYDLRYFRDIDGREVDFVVLKNRVPVWLVECKWNNAEVSPALLYLKAKFPMAEAYQISGIGTKDYVTPTGVRVCPALAFLSQLSLIDGQPF